In the Colletotrichum lupini chromosome 4, complete sequence genome, TAgcacgtcgccgtacccagGAATGCAGCCGTCTCCTCGAACATTCATCTGTGACGAATGTGGTAGATTTTTCGACCAGGTCCACAAGCTGAAGTAAGTCCAAATGCGTAGAAATTGCTTCGCACATGTTACTGACAGATCTAGTCACCACAAACGATACCACGAGAGGCCTCATGAATGTGCTCATCCGAACTGCGGAAAGAGGTTCGGTACTAAAACACATCTGGATCGTCACATCAACGATAAACAcaagaagacgaagaagtTCCATTGCACCGTCAGCACCTGCCCCTATTCCAAGGCGGGAGGCAAATCATTCCCGAGAAAGGATAATTGGAGACGGCACATGATGAATATCCACCAAGTCACACCAATGGGCGACCCAGAGCCCGACATTGTCGACGAGAATATGGGAGGAACATAGGGTTGGAATGCCTATAAGCTCTTCTACACGCAGAAACAATGCCACCGATTCAGGGGCAAGGGGGCAATATCGCCCTACAGACGAGGCAACGCTTGGGAAGTGGTCTGTCGAAATGACGGACAAGTGACTTGCAAGCGACGACCGCCTTTGCTCTCTGTGAGCATGTAGCAGGATTGGGGATGAGTGAGAGGGAACGATTACTGAAATTAAGGCACCCTCCCATCACGAATCGGGCCCAGTGACGGATCTAGGCATTATTCGTTTCGTCGTTGCCTATGGGCAATTTGTTACATACATCTTGGTTGCCTCTTGAGGAGGGAGTAAAAACAAGGGGGCAACACAGGTACATTCTTTTATCGGGTGCTGCATAGCAGCAGTCTGGCGTTTGGAGGCTCACGGAGATTGCCGCCAGGGTAAATACTGTAGAACAAGGCCATAAAAAGCATCACGGGAGGGCGTGTTTGCATAGGaaacccctttttaactCATATCTTTGATTAACGATCTCACAAGCTTCTTCTGCTGATCGATTGTGAGACCACGCTGGTCCGTCTCCTGAATCGCCCGTCCCACCGCGATAATGACCTTTGTGCTCTCGCTGTTGACCCAGATCTTGCCGTTGCGACCGACGGCCGTCTCGAAGGCCGCGCCCGTGGCGCCCAGCTCCTCGAGCACGACGAGATCCGTCGTCTTTGGCATCAGCAGACGCCGCGACATGCCCAGCGAGATGTCGAAGAGCATGCCGCCCACGAGGGGGCCCAGGCCGTCGCTCTTGCCGGTGGATTGGTAGACGCATTCGAGTTCCGGGTCCATGTGCTTGTTGGCCAGCGTGACGCGGGCGTAGACGAGGGCGCCGGCGGCGAGTTGGGGGCGCGTCTTTTTGGAGGCGCCTTCGAAGGAGAGTTGGGGGAGCAGGGCTGGTGTTGAGTAGTCGGCGAGGAGGACGTAGTAGAGTTCGGCGGCGGTGCGCTGGACGGTGCCGACGACGAGGTCGCCTACGGCGGGGATATACTATTTGACCAGTTGTTAATCTTTTTTTTGTTCGTAATTGCAGAATCTCTGAGAGACGCGATAAGATCGTACCCGCCCACTTGTCTGCTCAACCCATATCGAGTTCTTCTTGCGATCTGTGACGAGCTTGCCGGCGATGGTGGGCACTATTTGCCTGGGAGGAACATGGCGGAGGCCAGGGCCGAGGCGCAGTGGAAGTTTCTGATGCGAAGGGATGAGGGAGTCGTCAATCTCGTCGCCGGGGAGGACGTAAGGGCCGACGGAGGCCATGGTCGAAAGGGTCTTCGTTGTACCGCCGAGTAGGATTGTGGTGATGTCGAATTGAAATCGTCAGGTGAGCGCGAGCGCCGAGTATCATTACCTTACTTTTTTCGCCTTCAGCGCTGGTATCTGCGATTTCAGCCTTGCAGCAGTAACAGCCAGCGGTCACTGAATGTCGAAAGCTTTGGCGGGGCACTTTGTGTGCGCGGCGGTGGCTCCTCCAGCGAATTGAATTTGATTGGAATACGGCCGATGGGACATGTGGGGAAAACGAAGGGCCCCACTGCGACTGGACGACAGCGAACGTGggaattttttttttcccttgcCCAAAATTTCGCAGTTGGCCTTTGAGAGAGAGGAACCCCCACCATCCACCACCCACCACCATTGAAAACATTCCTTTCCTTCGAGATCCCTACTGGAGTTGTGGTATCAAAAGTTCaataaatacctacttaCCCCCTGCTTTTTCTCGACTCCTTATATCgtcgcctcctcctccacgaCGAATATCCGCATACGCACACATACGTCTTTCCGGACGCACACATACATACACACAAAATGGCTACGAACGGTGACTCGCGGCCCGCGCCGGGCGACCGCACCGTCATTGGTATCACCTTTGGCAACTCCAACAGCTCCATCGCATACACCAAGGATGACAAGGCCGAGGTTATGGCCAACGAGGACGGAGGTGAGCTCTTCTTTTGGGAATGGGAAACATGGCGATTGGGCAACCGAAGAGCGAATCGCTGACATATATCACCATGGCAGACCGTCAAATTCCCACCATCCTCTCCTACGTTGATGGAGACGAGTACTACGGACAGCAGGCCAAGGCCTTCCTCATCAGAAACCCCACCAACACGATCGCATACTTCAAGGACTTTCTCGGACAGGAGTACGGCTTTACCCTTCCCCCCATGAAACTCTCTCTCCTTCCACCCCCGCCTGGCATCTTGAACTGACAATGTCCCGCCTACAGCTTCAAGTCCATCGACCCCACCCACAACCACGCCTCTGCCCACCCCCAGGACGTGAACGGCACCGTCTCCTTCTCAGTGAAGGACAAGGAGGACGCCGAGGAGCCCTCCACCGTCTCCGTCCACGAGACCGCCGTGCGCTACATCCGCCGCCTCGTCGGCTCCGCCAGCGACTACCTAGGCCAGAAGGTCACCTCGGCCGTCATCACCGTCCCCACCAACTTCACCGAGAAGCAGAGGGAGGCtctcgtcgccgccgccaagGAGGCCGGCCTCGAGGTCCTCCAGGTCATCTCCGACCCCATCGCCGCCGTCCTTGCCTATGACGCCCGCCCCGAGGCCGTCATCGAGGACAAGattgtcgtcgtcgccgaCCTTGGCGGCACCCGCTCCGACGTGGCCGTCGTCGCCTCCCGCGGCGGCATGTACACCGTCCTCGCCACCGCCCACGACTACGAGTTCTCCGGCTCCCACCTCGACCAGGTCCTCATCGACTACTTCGCCAAGGAGTTCATCAAGAAGCACACCACCGACCCCCGCGAGAACGCCCGCTCCCTCGCCAAGCTCAAGGCCGAGGCCGAGTCCACCAAGCGCGCCCTCTCCCTCAGCAACAACGCCAGCTTCAGCGTCGAGTCCCTCGCCGACGGCGTCGACTTCCAGTCCACCATCAACCGGTTACGCTACGAGATGGTCGCCCGCAAGGTCTTTGACGGCTTCAACCGCCTCGTCGAGGGAGTCGTCAAGAAGGCCGAGCTCGACGTCCTCGACATTGACGAGGTCATCGTCGCCGGCGGCACCGCCCACACCCCGCGCATCGCCTCCAACTTCTCCCAGCTCTTCCCCGAGTCCACAAAGGTCATCGCCCCCTCCACCGTCGCCAACGCCATCAACCCCTCCGAGCTACTCGCCCGCGGCGCCGCCCTCCAGGCCTCCCTGATCCAGGAGTACGACGCCGAGGACATTGACCAGAGCACCCACGCCGCCGTCACCACCGTCAAGCACATCGCCAACGCCATCGGCGTCGTCGGCGCAAACGACGAGTTCGTCCCCGTCGTCCCCGCCGAGACCGCCGTCCCCGCCCGCCGCACCGTCAAGATCGCCGCCCCCAAGGACGGAGGCGACGTCCTCGTCCGCATCGTCGAGGGCGGCGCCCACATCAAGGTCACCAAGCCCGAGCCCAAGGCCGCCAAGCCCGAgggcgacgacgaggacgactCTGACTTCtccgacgaggaggaggacatCCGCGAAAAGGTCTGGAAGGTCGGTCCCACCCTCGCCGAGGCCGCCGTCCGCGGCGTCAGCAAGGGCGCCAAGGTCGAGGTCACCATCAACGTCGCCGCCGACTTGGGCGTCACGATCACGGCGAGAGAGGTTGGCGGCAAGGGCGGTGTCCGCGGCACCATCAGCGCTCCTTGAAGTGGTTATCGTCCCTACATCTGAATAGAGACCAGTAACGACTTTTGCCTATGAGGAAGAAAAGACGCACGCCGTTGGATGCAAAAATAAAACGGTCAGGCGTAAAAAGAGAGTGATTAGGGATCAGGGGGTTGATAAAAGACGAGCCTTGTGTTTTCCGAAAACCTGTCTGtcccccccttttttttatatagacATCAATCTTGGGTGGCGGAGGGGTGGAAATGGAAGGCATGAATCAACGGACATGAACACCCGGAAcatagagagagagagagagagagcgcgCAAAAAAGGAGTCATAGACAGCAAGCTTTTGTGTAGGCGAGTTAGTCTTGGGGAGAAGAGATGTAGAAAAACGAAATGCTGTTAATGAACCTTTTCGTTTTGTCCCAGACACACATGCAAGACCGAAATCACGAATCCGGCACTACATACAGACGACCCCAAGGATGATGATTGAACAAAACTTCAATGGATGAGTATGAGAAAGGAGGAGGCATTGCCTATGCAAGAAGATAAAATGTACGCCTGCCCACTAAACACCTTGCTACAAGGAAACGAAAAGCAACAGCGGTCCTTGAATCACATCGCACTGTCCCCCTTTTATGTGACAGCGCCAGGCAACCTCCACGCGACGAGATCATCACGGACGTCAAACTCCTCCAGCTCCCTGTTCCTCCTCGAGCTCTCGCGCCCGCGATCACTACTGCCCATCGTCGGCGCCAGGCTCACCATGCTCCCGCTGCGACTCCTCGAGCGCCCGTGATCGCGCGCACCGATACCCCCTCCGTTaccgccaccaccaccaccaccacctcctACTCCGAGCCGTTGGTCGTCGTCCCGACCCCTGGTCCGGCTATGTGAGCCGCGACGAGCAACGTTGCTGGCGCCGGCGGTGCTGCTCGCTGCGTCGCCACGGCCCGTAACGATGGTGGCCATGCTCTTAATGCTCCGCAAGCTCCTCATGCTCCTGTCGCTGGAGCCGCTGTTGTTGCGTGAATGGTGGCGGTGGCCGTTGTGCAGGCGGTGCAGGTGCAAGTGATCCTGCTGAGGCGGGTCCAGCAGCTGTtggtgttgctgctgctgcttccgTTCCAGCTTGCGAAAGTCCGAGGGTCGGAGGGTGCCGTTCATGCCACCCTCGTCGGAGCTCAGAGAGCCGCCGTTGTCCAGGTCAAAGGTGGCCGTCTTTTTGCCGGTGCGTCCCGTGCGCCCGGCCTGCCATCCGTCGCCGCCGGAAAAGATGTCTTCGATGCACTGATCGGCGGGGAGCTCGCCGGATTGACAGGACCAGGAGGCTGCGAGGGCGCGGCGGTACATGTCCTGCACTTCGGAGGCATCCCTGGATTTTGCCATTGTGGGAAGCTCTTGGGGGGTGATGTTAGTACGAGATGGACTGCCAAGAAACGCAGATTTAGAAAACCGCAGAAGACTTACGTCCAGCATCATCTTGCTCAACTGCTTCGCCCGCCATGATGCCGGCAATCCCGCCAAATACGGGTGCAGTTTTCAAAGGAGGCGCAGAGTAGTTCTTGTCGCCATCGAGCTGCATCATCAAAATGCCGATCTTCAATGTGCTGTTGATCTTGCTTTCCTGCATAAGATACCGCCGCACGATGCCATCCTCGACATCTGGATCGTCCAGCACCGGCGCCCTCGTCGACATTGGGCTCTGACTGGTGCCGCTGCTTCGCTTGCGCGAGTGACCGCGGTCGAAGCTAGCGCTCTCTCGGGTGAGGCCATCGCTTTCCTCCACGTACTCGCTGAGGTTGAGCTTGACGATACCGAGCGAGATCTTCTCCTCCCTGCCGCTGCCCGGGAATTGTTGAAGGACCTCAAATTCGACGGGACACTCGGTTAGGTTATTGTTCTTGTCGATGCTGAT is a window encoding:
- a CDS encoding exosome complex exonuclease RRP40, encoding MASVGPYVLPGDEIDDSLIPSHQKLPLRLGPGLRHVPPRQIVPTIAGKLVTDRKKNSIWVEQTSGRYIPAVGDLVVGTVQRTAAELYYVLLADYSTPALLPQLSFEGASKKTRPQLAAGALVYARVTLANKHMDPELECVYQSTGKSDGLGPLVGGMLFDISLGMSRRLLMPKTTDLVVLEELGATGAAFETAVGRNGKIWVNSESTKVIIAVGRAIQETDQRGLTIDQQKKLVRSLIKDMS
- a CDS encoding hsp70-like protein, whose amino-acid sequence is MATNGDSRPAPGDRTVIGITFGNSNSSIAYTKDDKAEVMANEDGDRQIPTILSYVDGDEYYGQQAKAFLIRNPTNTIAYFKDFLGQDFKSIDPTHNHASAHPQDVNGTVSFSVKDKEDAEEPSTVSVHETAVRYIRRLVGSASDYLGQKVTSAVITVPTNFTEKQREALVAAAKEAGLEVLQVISDPIAAVLAYDARPEAVIEDKIVVVADLGGTRSDVAVVASRGGMYTVLATAHDYEFSGSHLDQVLIDYFAKEFIKKHTTDPRENARSLAKLKAEAESTKRALSLSNNASFSVESLADGVDFQSTINRLRYEMVARKVFDGFNRLVEGVVKKAELDVLDIDEVIVAGGTAHTPRIASNFSQLFPESTKVIAPSTVANAINPSELLARGAALQASLIQEYDAEDIDQSTHAAVTTVKHIANAIGVVGANDEFVPVVPAETAVPARRTVKIAAPKDGGDVLVRIVEGGAHIKVTKPEPKAAKPEGDDEDDSDFSDEEEDIREKVWKVGPTLAEAAVRGVSKGAKVEVTINVAADLGVTITAREVGGKGGVRGTISAP